TAACCAAGTGTTTCTCCAATCTACTTGTTCCCAAAACGATTCTGCTTTTTCAACACCTACTGGTACTCCCTCAGGAACCAGTCCTCCCCAGAACACACTTGAGGGTGATGCCTcatgaaaacaaaaagatgaattttaatgACCTCCAGGAATAAAAGTTTTGAACTTAATGCTGTTATTCTTTCTGACTGTAAGTAACACACACAATAAGACACCCTTGCCAAGCTGGAGGTAGCTGCAGAGCTCAAGTACCGACAGTGTAACAGTGATGAGTTTGTTCGGAGAGCAAACTGGATGCATTTCCTGATGCTACCTATACAGAATGAGGTAAAGCTCTCTTGAGTGTGcgtttaaagtttttcttttagaattggTTGTGAATTCACATGCCTCAGTCGGTTTTCCTTGTAACTGAAAATACGTTTTTTACAAGGCAACGAACCAGTCTGCAATCTATGTTTTAGTGAAGCTAACCAGTCCAGACGGACCCTGGCCTCAGAAGGATCAGGCTACAGCTGTGTTAGATGGTGGCAGCAAAGGGAAGAAGGTTAAAAATCAAATGATTCccctaaaatatggcacaaatgaaacTACCTATGAAAcggaaactgactcacagacatagagaaaagacttgtggttgccaaggcagggggcggggaagagggtgagggagggaaggactggaagtttgggattagcagatgcaaactgtatacaggatggataaacaacaaggtcctactgtatagcacagggaactatattcaacatcctgtaatcaaccattatggaaaataagatgaaaaaggatgtatatatataaaactgagtcaccttgctgtataccagaaactaacacaacattgtaaatcaactatacttcaattaaaaataaataattttttttaaaaggggaaaaaaaaaatcaaatgattcTCTTAGAAAGACTCTACTCCACATAAATTAAATGAAGATTTGAAccctgtccaaaaaaaaaaaaaaaaaaaaaactagggcttccctggtggcgcagtggttgagagtccgcctgccgatgcaggggacacgggttcgtgccccggtccgggaggatcccacatgctgcggggcggctgggcccgtgggccgtggccgctgtcAGAGCTGCTAATATGATATGCCCAAGTTCAATGGACAACTCCTTGCTCCTCCATTTTTAAGATTTAGTATCATTATTATGTTTTACTTCAGTGATACAATCTTGGAAGTCAAAGctaataacagaaaaaaagaaaaaactgagtaTACTTGGCAGAAAAGAAGCCAAGGATTTGGGCACACTCTACCTGAAGAGGAACCAGCCACAGCTCACTGATATAGGGTGAATGACACAAAACACAGCACTGGCAATGAGAGCAGGTCTGTAATTTGCAATTGGAGTCATAGGCAGAAATAGCATCTTCATCTACGTGAAGCACGGAAAAGATTTGGTTCTTCCCCTTTCTGGGCGTATACACAGGCCGGACCATCCCAGTAACATCTAAGGCCACTAATATGAAGGAAAACACGGTTATAAACTGCTCTGTTCGTACACTAATTCTGACATCTGCTGCTTATATCACATCATCCCCCAAACAACAACTATCACGGAAAGAGACTGATAATCCAGACTTAGCTTTACAGAGTCTGTGCTCCCACACCAACAACATATAAGGTTTTGAGTGAATAAAATTGTTcatgtttctcaaaatgtgatccATGGACCATCTATGTCTAGAACTGCTGGAGAGTCTGTTAAAAGTTCTTCCCCTGGGCGGCCCCCAGACCTACCAAATCACACACTCCGGGGCAGGGCTTTGGATCCTCCAGTGGAATAAACCGTCAGGGAACTTTCAGGCCCGCTAGAGAACTAAAAGAATATTGCACTGAATTCTGATGTCAGTTACTGATGTGGAGAACTTGGAAGCTTCACGGAAAAGTCTGGGAACAATGAAACACTTTCCAAAGTACGACAAAAAACAAGTTCTTCTGGGGTGGTGGGgaagtatgttaaaaaaaaaaataaatagataaaactgGTGACAATGACTACttggaaatttaattttagaacattattAGATGTAAACACATAAAACTCAGCGTTTTAGATCTTATAAAAGACCAGTTAATTCATCAACATCCCTGCCTTTAACAAATCCCGAGCTCGGAATAGATGCTATCTGTGCTGTTCGTTTGCGCTGTCCACACCGcatctccctttcccttcttcccgGCTGCCAAGCCCCACTCACACCCTTGCACTGTTTAGGTCTCCATCTCAAGCCTGCTCTCTGTCGTATCAGTGTGCCCGGGATGTCTGAGTGTGATGGAAGACGTGGACTGTGGTTCTAGAAAGTACTGTCAGCCAGCATCATCTTCTTCCCCAGAGATGCTTAAGACCATGACTTCTTAGTCAAAGCTGATTTAAGCACCATCCTGCTTCGGAGCAGAAGCTCAGAGTGGCTGGTTCCTGAGTGCCCTCCTGGCCTAAGCATTCGGGCTTTTCCAGGATACGCGTGGCTTTAGGGGGTTCAGACCAAGAACTGTCTTGGCCCATCTCTGTGATCTGCAGTAAGATCTTTATGTCGTTCAGTTAGCCGATTCCTTACCACAAACCCACTGCCTGAGAACTACAGAGGATGTACTAAGGTCTTACTTTGAGTTCTCCATCTGTCAAATCTTGTTTCTGGTACAGGGCAATGATAagtaaaagaatacatatataatatatacatgatCATTATgatgtgtatataatatgtattaagaGAGAGAATTCCAGGATAATTTTCTGTGACAAAAACCAGGATAGATCGATGTGTTCAGTCAATACCAAACTACAGAGATGGGGTCTTTTTACAGTCCAGTCAGAGAGGTGTAAATAAGGTCATGATAAAAACTAAACATTAACTAAATTCTGAATGTAAGCCATCTACCAGAAGTcacatcttaaaaaatacaaaatgattaaCTTAGAGCAGGGTTCTCAAGGCGGTGGTCTCAGAaccagcatcatctgggaacttgttagaaatgcacattatCAACTCCCCTGGCCAACCCCCCAAAACCTACTAATCAGGGAGCCAGCCGCCCTGGGTGGGCtccaaaaatctgttttaaaaagtcCTGAGGGTGACTCCGATgtatgctaaagtttgagaaccactggctcaGAACTCAAGGCCGCTTGCCTGGACTTTACATTGTAAGGTTGGAGGGAGCTGAAGGAAAACAGGAGTAGTTTGTGATCTATGAGGCACAATttaaagaggaacaaaaagagcTCTGCCTGCTCCCCCAACTGGCCCAAGAAATGCCTCGATTTCTTAAAATTAGAGCAACTTCTTTCAGTTAAGACATTGTCACTAAAAAGCCACCATGCCCATTAATACACCAACACGTATTTATCTTATTCCTCAGCTGTCACTTGACAGAGCCTGGATATGAAGGAAAGTACAATGGGACACACCATATGTCAGGTCAGGTTCAAAGTGGAGCAAGGGGAGGAGAAGTCCCAGGCCCTCATCCAAAGGGATGAAAGACAGCCCAGGTGGAGCCCTACAGGGAGGGGCCTGCAGAGGCAATGATGCTTTCAGCACAGAGACAGGGATGCTCTAAGAAACACTTGGCCATCGTTACCGTCTTGAGCAGCACTTAACCATCAATTAGTTGAGGAGATGGTCTCCCCTGGCTTCTCAGGACAGAGCAGTGTCTACACTGGGAAGGTAGTTGTTTGCTACTGATTAGTAGTCTAcactcattttatacatatatgtgactCACATCCAAACTAAATGTGGAATAATACCAATTTGGGACTCTTTTCCATACCCCCCTCGTTAGAGCACCAGCAGTTTCCAAAGATGAAATCTACAAATTCAGACCCTGACAATTGCCAGCACCAGTGAGGAGAACTTAAGATAGCCTTACTACGTCTTTACAGTGTTCTTACATGCTTCACTTACAGAGCACGCAACTAAGATATTTTACTAACACGTACGTCACAAGTTTGGTATGAAGTTTCAAAAATTCTGTTAAAGTACTTAATGACTACAACAGTATTTGAAAGCACATGATTTTGTGttccacaaacaaaaacaacattataACCTCTATTTTTTCATAACACCATTATCATACTCTCtgcatgttaacatttttattacacgTGATATTTCTCAAAGGCTTTCtacatgccttttaaaaattcaattgagGGTAAAACTCAACGCaggctggtttttaaaaattatgaccaAGACTTGACTTAAAATATAAGATGGAGATGGTGGCAATTAAAGTTTATGCTCAAGTTACCACAAGAAAGGCAGAAATCATTGATTCCTTGAAGTATTTCTTTTATAGGTAGTAAATGTCCATGGACAACAGTCCCACTTTGTGCTGTTCCACCCGTTTACAGGTGACATTTTAACCTCTAACCAACCATAGCAAGACAATTCAAAATGAAGGTTGACACTTTGTCCTTTAACTAGTTCCAAAGTACTGCAGGGGTTTTACTGCCTGATGTTACACCATATGTGCAAACTCCAGACACAGCAGGCATGTTTAAGCAGGATGCCTCTGTACTTTGCCATCATCCTGTTTCCTGTTGTTCTGGAGCAATCCTAACTTTAGCTAAACATAACCTTTCTGGGTGAATCCGCCTTATAGCAGAGTGCCCTGCACTTTGACTGTATTTCGGAAGCATGGCCATTGATGGAATTCATAGAACCCAGTGGTTTGGTATTTTGCAGTCTTTACGAAACCCACCCATTTTATGAaaactttcataaaataaaattatttaccacttttttttttgcggtacgcgggcctctcactgctgtggcctctcccgttgcggagcacaggctccggacgcgcaggctcagcggccacggctcacgggcccagccgctccacggcatgtgggatcctcccggaccggggcacgaacccgtgtcccctgcactttTTTTGTATGAATAAAAACTCAAACAATTATGAAATGAACAACAGGAGTAATTCTTTCCGAAGCATTTTTTTGGTCAACTGGTCTATCACTAAATGGTAATGTTTAATGGCAGATTTTTCAAAACCTTTTCTGtaattcaagttattttttaattctaaaatgacTACTATCTTGGGTAAAGGGATGTATTTACTTACTCGGGCCCTCAAAAGGTTCAAATCAGAAAAGCCCTCTTAGGTTTTACATTCAGAATTATTTTCTGCCAGGATTTGAGAAATGCTAATAATAACCTATATCCTCAGCTCAATGTCAGTAACTCTTACCACACCAGAGTTCATGAAAAGCATATACTAAGGAAAAAACAGtcctttaaaatgtatacataactTCCCTAATGGCCTTTCCCCTTGAGTTTTATGTAAAGTAGAACATTTAGCTCTTTATAATTCCCTCAAATCTATAAATCTCACCAGTCTCAGATTTACTTCCTGTTGCCTTCCTTCATTATACGTTTAAAGGTAATCAATAAACACTGATTTCTCTTTGTAAGCACTTTCCTGTTCTGCCAGAAATAACAGTAGTCCCTGCcctaaaatgaagaagaaaaggaaaaggaatatttaCCAGAAGAGGAGACAAAGAAACCGCCCCAGCATTTTTCCTGAGCCAAGTGAAACACAAACAGCAAATCAAgtttattcttaaagaaaaaaaacctttaaaatattccTGGCATTAGTCCTATTCTTCAAATCTGTGGTATCAACAAGTTTTTAACTCTGGGTTTGTATTTCCACTCTCTACAAAAACCTCATTATACTGCCTAATAGCTTTACTGTACTGTCTTTCTGTAGGAATCCACACATCACACGCAAGACTTGTGCTGAATGCTGAACACTGAAGCGGTAGAGGAAGGAAGGATAGTAAGTCTGCCCCCGCTTGCCTCCTAGGGCAGAGTGGGATGCAAAACCAGTGGGAAAAAAACAGATGAGAACAAAGTTACATCTGGTAAGGAAATCAAGAACTGCAAACAACGTATCTCTGACTCAGAAACGCAAAAGTTTCAGCCACTTGAATTTTCAGCACAAGAATTTTCTGACTCAAAACGTTACTTGAAGGTTTTATATTAAATCATCTGAAATCATCTGTTGGGGTTTCTCCAACATAGACTCTACTCCAGAACTCTCCATTTTTAACGTTTTTTCTTCTCCTGCATTTTTCAGTGAAGACCCTGAGAAAACACCCAACGAAAGAGCAACAGACTTTTACTTTGTAATGAAGTTACCAATACATTTTATACGTTTTCCTGGCTTCCTGTTTTCTTGAACTCTGTACTATCTACAGAGGTTGTCCTATTTCACCAAGGCAGATTATAAATCACACAAGTTCAGCCTGTCAGGTTGAAAAATGGAGGTGAAAGGCACAGCAGAAAATACATGAAGTATaattaaaaccatatgaccaGAGATATTGAAGCAATACTTGTTGGAGGCAACCCAAGTAAAAATCAAACCTTTTCTAGCGTTAGTGAGATTGGCCAGTCCCTTTGAAACAAACACACATCACTTGctacatactctttttttttttttttctccttcacagcaaaAGCACCGGGAGAAGTTCAGCCCTACCAAGGTAATTAAGCCTATCATTGTGGCATAGTTAAATGCATAGTTGTTAATGTAAAACTGATCTCTCATTTAAAACAGTaatcatttatttagaaatatagttTAAGATGGGGCAGGGCTCAATTTTACATGCACCAAAAAGGATTAAAGGCTTATGATGACAATGTTGAATCAAAAACCTTTTCTAATTTCCTATGAAGTTTTCATCTCTTAAGACCTGAGGATTCCAGAAAGACACAGATAGTGTTAATTGTTGTTGATCACAAAGAGCCAGCAGCTATAAAATCCAAACTGTCTCCTGGACTACATTATAAACAACCTAGACACTACTGCCTCACAGACGTGGTACTGAGCAGGCCAATGATGTACATGTTTAAGGATGTACAGAAATTAAGAGCTCTTGAAGTTGTAAAGCATCTTTGACTTTGGCAATCTGTCCCCAGAGCCTATGTCCCCAGAGCGTTCCAAGGGTCAATTACCATAATCTCAGTAGATAACTGGAACACAACTTTCAACATTGCTTTGGGGTTCCAGTAAACAATGTAATAAATTTAGCGAAGTCACTTACCGCCCAGAAACTGAATTCCTCCAGCCACTCTTCCCACTGTCCGGGAGATGAGCTCCGACACACAGCAGCCCATGAGGGCGGTGAGCGCcaccaggaggaggaggccacAGCCCAGGCCTGTCACGATGGTAGAAATCCTCCATTCTGCGCTGGGGATGCCCTGGAAGGAGGCGTAGCGGCCACACTcctccaccatcaccatcatctgcCGACTCTCATCGTGCACGGGATACGAGCACCTCCGGAAAGTACCGAAGGACACGGGCTTGCCCAGCTGAGATCCCCAGAGCCAGTAAGGCATGAAGAACCCCACGCAGGAGGTGGCAGCACAAAGAAACGAGAGCAAAGCCCAGATGACCCCGGTGCAAGTCAGACTGGATGCCATCTTTCACCAGACAGGGCAAAGAGGACCCAAAGTAACCGTTCTGGGTCTGCAGGAGGGAGTGAAGGTGCGAATCCACCGGGGACCCACAGGTAATCCACAGTTCTGTGATGGGGGAGCGTCTATGAACAGACCGGATCTTCAGTCTTACTGGGCATCAACTTCCCATCCTGTGCAGTAAGGAAGATGgtccctgggaaaaccataagaaatattaaaagttaaatgtttTTAGAGACGCGATTAACACCGATTCAGTTGGTCTACAACTTTCAATTAATAAACAGTCAAAGATGCCTCCATACTTCGAAAGTGAGAAGAATTCCTTCTCTCTATAAACGTCTCCGTAATTCAAATGTTGTCAGACTGGCTCAAACCTTTTTCATGTCTTCTTCTCCTATAAATGTCCCCAAATTAACTCATGCACTTAAAGAAATGCATGACTTCTACTTGCCAAGCCAGTGAATTCATTTCATATGCTCACATTACAAGTAATGTAGCATATTTACCGGCAGTAAACGTAATTCCGaatgttataataaaatgaaCCACACTGTGGTTTGTTCAGCTGGCTTGCAAGTTCATGCTCATAACTTGTCGCAACTTCTCTGTGTCCCTTTAGGTCCATTAACACTCTGCACGAGCCCGAACAAAATAATTAGCATCACTTTCACAATTATAGACGGCCCAGGCATACAGAATGGATGGGACTATTACGCACCCCCAGTCCTCATTCAGTAGCGTTTGTGAATGCCTGCAATCTCAACTATCTTCTAGTGTCAACGAAAGAAAGCCTGTGTACGACTTATTTTCATACCTGCAATTTGATTCACGGCCTCCAATTAAATTATTGGAACAATCTCTGCTGCTGAATGAGTGTCAGTGTCTAATCTGGAAAAGAATCCGTACCTGCCAGGACTCTATATCGAACCCCAGTCATTCTAGTGATTCCACGTGCATTCACTTCCAAACCCCCCTCCCTCTCAAAAAGAGTTCCAGAACCACTTCCCACACTTTTCAGAGAGAATGCAGAGAAGCCCAGAGCCACGCACCCCAGTTCCATCCCCTGGACTCTTAACTCCAGCTTAATGTCACCCACCCCCCTCCTTTCCCAACCTTCGCCCCTGCCCTTTCCTTCCCACACACCACCCCATTTCCACCCCAGTGTGTCACTCCAGGGGAGCTccggctacttttttttttttttttttaatcttgtcaCCTGCGGTCAGCATGAACATTAGCGGCTGAAGTTGGTCTGCtgggccctgaggctggggaagACGCGTGGCACGGAGAGGTGGGGTGGAGACCGCCCTCACCTCGCGCTGGGGTAAGGCGCCCCGGGTTTAGCCAGCCCCCGGCAaaggcctcccccaccccaccccaaagacACACAAGGATCCCTCAACCCCCAAAGCGGGAGAGGGGCGTTTTCCAGCCGGCCCCGCGCGGAGCGAGCGGATGAGGATGGGCAGGCAGCACCCCCCGGAGGCAGACGCCAGCAGCGGACGCGGCGGGCAGGGACAGCCGGCCGGCAGCCCAGCTCGGGAAGTCCGGAGCCCGGGAGCAGCCCAACTCCGTCGTCCGGAGAGAAAGGAGCGGAGCCCGCGCCCCGGGGCAGCCGCGCGCGGGACTCACAGGCTGGCGGGCGGCGGCCACCTTCTCTCCCGCACTCACAACTTGCTGTCTCTCCCGGGCGGAGCATCCACGGCACGCAAGACAGTCCTTCCCTCTTCGCCGCAGTCCCTAACAGCCGCGGAGTCCCCGGGCCCGACGCGGGAGGGAGAGCAGGGGCCGGCAGCAGGCGGAGGGCTCCGGGAGGACGCGCGGCGCCGCCGCCCGTGCAGCCCCGCTCCCCGCGGCTCTCCGACGGCGGCTCGGGCGGAGCGCTGTGGCCGCGCGCGGGGCGCCGTGGCTCGCGGGCGGAGGGGCGGATCTGCCTTTGGCAGGCGAGGCACGCAGCGCCTCCTccccgcccgccgcccggccctcctctctctcctgtcccctcccctcgcGCCCGCCGGGACCCGGAGCGGACGCGGCGAGGGCGCGGCGCTGCGAGGCGGGGACCCTCCCGGcacgcggggcggggcggggcggggggcgcggccGCCGAGCGCCGgggtctcctcccaccccccgggCGGCTGTCTGGGCTCCTCCAGACCCGAGCCCGCTCCCGCCCTCCTGGCCCCGCGACTCCTTCCAACGCGAGAGTGGCGGAGGCAGAGAGACCGAGAAGTAGGGGCGAAAGTTGCTTGTCCTCTCGGGTGCTCTCCAGGGGCCTGGAAGATGAAACACGCTCCCTGTTCGCTTTTCGGGGGTCTGGTATTTGGGGTTTAAGCTCCGGTTTCCGACCGCCTTTAGGAGTCGGAGATGGAAAGGAGCGCCTTAGAGACTGGGCGCAGTGACCCTTTTGAGCTTTCAGGGGCTCTTGGCACGTGGTCACTTTGGAAGGGGGTGAACAAGGCCAGTGTGGGCGTGGGAATGAGAGGCGAGAGCGGAGAGCCCGAGGCTCAGGGATTCCGTCAGGCAGCCGCCTTTCCAGCCAAGCCAGGGAGAAAGCAGGGGGAGATGACAGCGAGCCTCCCCCAAGAAACATCCTCTTCGGGAACCTCTCTCAAAGCATTTCTCCCTGTCTGTCCcgctctctcttctttctctctctgtctctttctctcgctctctccctctcctctctcttcccctcccccctttctcttccatccctccttccaaTCAATCTTGCAGTCAATACCGCCGTTGAATTTCTTTACTGAGAAACACGGATTCTGATTTCCCCTCTGGACTtaaggtctattttttttttttttttttcttgtcattagCGCTAACCTCTCTGGAAGTTTAGAGCTACATTCAGTAGACTGGGTCTCTGCTGAAGACGGTATTTTAAGAATCCTGCCATCTGGGAATAGCAGTTTGTGAAGTAGCTACTTCCTCAGTACAGTTTGTGCTTTTTCAAAGCAGTTGAAAGTTAATAACTGGGTAGGAATATATTTCATAGTAAATTTTCAAATTGTACCCTTTTAATTAGCCATGGtggagtacttttttttttaaatcacagctgGAGATGTGCgttctttcattattattttgaaaggcTTTGTGTAATTAGTTCCAACCCTTTATGAGGTCATAGACCTTTTTAAGAAtatggtgagggcttccctggtggcgcagtggttgagagtccgcctgccaatgcaggggacgcaggttcgtgccccggtccgggaagatgccacgtgccgcgcagcggctggtaccgtgagccatggccgctgcgcctgcgcgtcaggctccgcaaccggagaggccacggcagtgagaggccagcgtaccgcaaaaaaaaaaaaaaaaagggaggcccgcataccacaaaaaaaaaaaaaaaaaaaaaaaaaaaatggtgaaactGATAAgcctcccagaaaaagaaaaaaatgcacagtaGTATCAAGCTTTCTCACGGTGGTTCtcaagggagagaagaagggagagtaTGATCCCTCTCAGGGGATATTAGGCAaggtctggagatatttttgattaTCATGAACTAGCATCTGGTgggcagaggtcagggatgctgctacaaAGTGTACAAAGGTACACTTTGTAGCCTACAAGGCACAGGACAGACCCCcggaattatccagccccaaatatcGGTAGTTCTGAGATTGAGAAAACCTGTGTCAATAAAATGTCAGATGGTTCCCTGTTTCCCTGCATCCCATCCGTGATCAGAATCCCCGATCAAATGCTCtgatttaagttatttttatttgtcttgtaCAAGTCACTGGTTAATGAGTTCAGTGACTGTGTAATAATGTTTGGCCTCACTTTCTGTTATGTATCATGACCTAGTTATTACACAGAGCCTTCAGATCTGTATCATGTATAGGTAGAAGGTATGACTCcataaagacaaaataatgagAGTGAGATTTGGACTCACCCTCCACACACCCACTGTGGATATTGGTCTAGGACACTTTCTCAATTTGGAGTTTGAAGCACCGAGATGGCTGGCTGAGATTAAGTCCTGGCTGTGTCTCAGTCCCTACACTAAGTCTTCTTAATAGACTATTTTATCTAGTCCtcaaaataaaagtggaaaaatatgaAGGAGGACAATTATTACtttacagagaggttaagtaatttgtctgaGACCTTACAGCTAAAAGGTGGACttcaaaaaaaatctcattatctGCATTCTATTAAACAGAGTAAATGCTATTGAAGAGATTCTGCCtaagatgaagatgaagatagAGGAGGATGctggttgttttctttgttaatcTATCGGGAAGCAGTATCAATCACTCATGAAAGCATAGTGTATTACATACTGGGACTCAAATTTCTGACTTAGAGGAGTGAATTTGGACAAGTGGTGCCCTTTCTGGGCCTAAgttctctcatttgtaaaaagaggTTGGAAATAGATGATTCTACCTCATGACTTCTAGCATCATGATTATATAGATACTGTTATATTTGAGAAGAAGTTTAGGGTCATCTAATTTTGTTCAAGTatataattttacagatgaggaagcagaggctcaaAATCCTTCCAGTGTCTTACCCAGAGCTGAGCCTTGAATCCATGTATCCTGATCTCTCATTTCATTCCACCATGTAATTATCTTCCCAAACTACCGAGTCATCTGAGTTACTCCTTGAGTTCTTGTATGCATACTTCATAGGCAAAATGcattatactatttttttaaacccttGCATTAAATTTGCACCTTCAAAAGGATCTTTAAATTACTTCCCAGCCAGAAGTTCTCACATAGCAAATGCTGCTTACACCTCTTATTCCAGGTTTGAGTTTCTAGCATGTTTAGATGGTAGTCCC
This Physeter macrocephalus isolate SW-GA chromosome 13, ASM283717v5, whole genome shotgun sequence DNA region includes the following protein-coding sequences:
- the LHFPL6 gene encoding LHFPL tetraspan subfamily member 6 protein; translated protein: MASSLTCTGVIWALLSFLCAATSCVGFFMPYWLWGSQLGKPVSFGTFRRCSYPVHDESRQMMVMVEECGRYASFQGIPSAEWRISTIVTGLGCGLLLLVALTALMGCCVSELISRTVGRVAGGIQFLGGLLIGAGCALYPMGWDSEEVRQTCGYISGQFDLGKCEIGWAYYCTGAGAATAMLLCTWLACFSGKKQKQYPY